The Anopheles coluzzii chromosome 2, AcolN3, whole genome shotgun sequence genome window below encodes:
- the LOC120952346 gene encoding ribosomal protein S6 kinase beta-2: MAGVFDLELHEEEDLRDSDDDIIDIEDVDLEPELHINTNLETEGSETIPLSEDIINPGRIKLGPQDFELKKVLGKGGYGKVFQVRKTTGADANSYFAMKVLKKASIVRNQKDTAHTRAERNILEAVRHPFIVELVYAFQTGGKLYLILEYLSGGELFMHLEREGIFLEDTACFYLCEIILALEHLHNLGIIYRDLKPENVLLDAKGHVKLTDFGLCKEHIQEGIVTHTFCGTIEYMAPEILTRSGHGKAVDWWSLGALMFDMLTGMPPFCADNRKKTVDAILKDKLNIPGYLTPDSRDLIRRLMKRQVSQRLGSGPTDGQAVRAHPFFKNVNWDDVVKRRLDPPIKPVLASEDDVSQFDTKFTKEIPVDSPDETTLSESVNLIFQGFTYVAPSVLEDMQSRITMPRSPRRMHRHNLHQHHQHNHHHGSAHHHHHGAGSSRMMGAAGATGATPMENGSGSSGAWKMAPHQNMHNHHPHVHRGGGQMVPPNQQQQQQPSSAQQPHNQTQPAGGAAGVSGGPPGSRPFNAASISRRTPPHLQPFAPRPSPQDEMMDVYPEMSIS; this comes from the exons GTCGATCTGGAACCCGAACTTCACATCAACACAAATCTAGA AACCGAAGGATCTGAAACGATACCACTGTCGGAAGATATTATAAACCCCGGACGAATCAAGCTAGGACCGCAGGATTTTGAGCTAAAGAAAGTATTAGGCAAAGGCGGATACGGTAAAGTCTTCCAA GTCAGAAAAACCACTGGTGCTGATGCAAACTCGTACTTCGCGATGAAGGTGTTAAAGAAGGCGTCGATAGTTAGAAATCAAAAAGACACAGCCCACACACGCGCCGAGCGTAACATATTAGAGGCGGTTAGG CATCCCTTTATCGTAGAGCTAGTGTACGCCTTCCAGACCGGTGGCAAGTTGTATTTAATTCTAGAATACTTGAGCGGCGGCGAGCTGTTCATGCATTTAGAGCGCGAGggaatatttttggaagacaCTGCATG CTTCTACCTATGTGAAATCATTCTCGCCCTGGAGCATCTGCACAATCTGGGCATCATCTATCGGGATCTGAAGCCGGAAAATGTGCTGCTGGATGCGAAGGGCCACGTGAAGCTGACCGACTTTGGCCTGTGCAAGGAACACATCCAGGAGGGCATTGTAACGCACACGTTCTGCGGTACGATCGAGTACAT GGCACCGGAAATTCTAACACGCAGCGGACACGGCAAAGCGGTCGATTGGTGGTCGCTCGGTGCCCTCATGTTCGACATGCTGACGGGAATG CCCCCGTTCTGTGCGGACAATCGAAAGAAGACGGTCGACGCTATACTGAAGGATAAGCTGAACATCCCGGGCTACCTGACGCCGGACTCGCGCGATCTCATCCGCCGGTTGATGAAGCGGCAGGTGTCGCAGCGCCTCGGCAGCGGGCCGACCGATGGGCAGGCGGTGCGGGCACATCCCTTCTTCAAGAACGTCAACTGGGACGATGTGGTCAAGAGAAGGCTAGATCCACCGATCAAACCAGTGCTT GCCAGTGAGGATGATGTGTCGCAGTTTGATACCAAGTTCACGAAAGAGATTCCGGTGGATTCGCCCGATGAAACGACGCTGAGTGAGAGTGTCAATCTTATCTTCCAG GGTTTCACGTACGTCGCCCCATCCGTGCTGGAGGACATGCAGTCGCGCATCACGATGCCCCGGTCGCCCCGTCGCATGCACCGCCACAACctgcaccagcaccatcagcacaaTCACCATCACGGTAgtgcgcaccaccaccaccacggtgCCGGCAGCAGTCGAATGATGGGCGCGGCCGGAGCGACAGGAGCAACGCCGATGGAGAATGGCAGTGGGAGCAGTGGCGCCTGGAAGATGGCCCCGCATCAAAACATGCACAACCATCATCCGCACGTGCATCGGGGAGGAGGTCAAATGGTGCCAccgaaccagcagcagcagcagcagccgtcgTCCGCTCAGCAACCTCACAATCAGACGCAACCGGCTGGTGGAGCGGCCGGTGTTAGCGGTGGTCCACCCGGTAGCCGCCCGTTCAATGCGGCCTCCATCTCGCGACGAACGCCGCCCCATCTGCAACCGTTCGCGCCGCGGCCCTCGCCACAGGACGAAATGATGGATGTGTATCCGGAAATGTCCATCTCTTA G